In the Malus domestica chromosome 16, GDT2T_hap1 genome, one interval contains:
- the LOC103403593 gene encoding uncharacterized protein: MWRRPGLSWGLNLRKLSTAVRRRIEDEGDWSYASEWWGEESEGHTVLRSTSDKGNGVVSVIAYPSSKPSELHWASTERWLQQRYEEIQECRQNNERFRVFGYQWRALRFNDDTRQSTVKVLAAYRRSEPESIALMQQPHCLAVPYLKSMIAAGLATIASCNYNLMNAVTGTENIRILCIGQGGGSLPLFLASKIQGAIVDVVEIDPLVISASVRAMGFPAFSIMTPSGKRAVPPNTMDTVMWKGIHERLFLHESDAEDFILNTTIQYDMVFIDAYDGEDIFPRKLWDPHSPFLKALSSRLHPDHGTVVVNLHSDSDILNPDGSAPSVLQQTLPMGKYVSRVCQAYKDVVVGGKDSGLGFTVSVPWVCNSSLVVCRGFVVTGGDCNRDVIMETLISKSFELENVLNLPFSCFEYIKRGFILVD; encoded by the exons ATGTGGCGCAGACCTGGATTGAGCTGGGGACTGAACCTCCGGAAGCTCTCAACCGCAGTACGACGTCGTATCGAGGACGAAGGCGACTGGTCTTACGCCTCGGAGTGGTGGGGGGAAGAATCCGAAGGCCACACCGTCCTCCGCTCCACATCCGACAAAGGCAATGGCGTTGTCTCAGTCATCGCCTATCCTTCCTCAAAACCCAGTGAGCTCCATTGGGCGTCGACAGAGAGATGGCTGCAGCAAAGGTACGAAGAGATACAGGAGTGCCGTCAGAACAACGAGAGATTCAGAGTGTTCGGATATCAATGGCGCGCTCTCCGCTTTAACGATGACACCCGCCAGAGCACCGTTAAGGTTTTGGCTGCTTATCGGCGATCGGAACCAGAATCGATCGCCTTAATGCAGCAGCCTCATTGCTTGGCTGTTCCTT ATCTTAAGAGTATGATAGCAGCTGGGTTGGCCACTATAGCATCTTGTAATTACAATCTCATGAACGCGGTGACTGGGACCGAAAATATTCGTATATTGTGCATTGGTCAGGGTGGCGGAAGCTTACCGTTGTTTTTGGCTAGTAAAATTCAAG GTGCtattgttgatgttgttgaaaTCGACCCTCTCGTCATCTCAGCCTCAGTTCGAGCCATGGGATTTCCGGCTTTCTCAATTATGACTCCATCAGGCAAGCGTGCCGTGCCACCCAATACCATGGATACCGTTATGTGGAAAGGCATCCACGAGAGGCTGTTCCTCCATGAATCCGATGCCGAGGATTTCATTCTCAACACCACCATTCAGTATGATATGGTCTTCATTGATGCTTATGATGGGGAAGACATATTCCCACGCAAGTTATGGGATCCACATTCCCCATTTCTAAAAGCCCTCAGCAGCCGGCTTCACCCGGATCATGGCACAGTTGTGGTGAACCTTCATTCAGATTCTGATATCTTGAACCCTGATGGTTCTGCACCATCCGTTCTGCAGCAAACTTTGCCAATGGGAAAGTACGTCTCGAGGGTTTGCCAGGCATACAAGGACGTGGTAGTGGGAGGGAAAGATTCTGGCTTGGGTTTTACAGTTTCAGTTCCGTGGGTGTGCAATTCTTCTCTGGTCGTGTGCAGAGGTTTTGTGGTTACGGGTGGGGATTGCAACAGGGATGTGATCATGGAGACTCTGATATCCAAATCATTTGAATTGGAAAATGTACTAAACTTACCATTCTCctgttttgaatatataaagAGAGGTTTTATACTTGTTGATTAA